The Hyphomicrobiales bacterium genome has a window encoding:
- a CDS encoding conserved hypothetical protein (Evidence 4 : Unknown function but conserved in other organisms) has translation MAIANSFPPDVPNNADEVQDAAESTVRSLRGKAAEMAGKASETVRDGYERAKDAWDEAQPLEAARESGQAVVRTAERHPLATLGLGAASIGLIAWAMLRSRPTSRWERYQPDYDRLRGWLTDYGSEAAETGQRALKAGGHWLRARRDDTDEYVDQAGDYAARARDYADRGGRMLVKRAEREPMAALVGLGLAAYVIGSLLSSASGREPAPAPARKRAAKR, from the coding sequence ATGGCCATTGCCAACAGCTTCCCGCCCGACGTGCCGAACAATGCCGATGAAGTGCAGGACGCAGCCGAATCCACGGTGCGGTCCTTGCGAGGCAAGGCCGCGGAAATGGCCGGCAAGGCCAGCGAGACGGTGCGGGACGGCTATGAGCGGGCGAAGGACGCCTGGGATGAGGCGCAGCCTCTGGAGGCGGCGCGCGAGAGCGGGCAGGCGGTCGTGCGGACCGCCGAGCGGCATCCGCTCGCGACGCTGGGCCTCGGGGCCGCGAGCATCGGCTTGATCGCCTGGGCGATGCTGCGCAGCCGGCCGACCTCGCGCTGGGAGCGCTACCAGCCGGACTACGACCGGCTTCGCGGCTGGTTGACCGATTACGGCTCCGAGGCTGCGGAGACCGGGCAGCGAGCTCTGAAGGCCGGCGGGCATTGGCTGCGAGCCCGCCGCGATGACACGGACGAGTATGTGGATCAGGCAGGCGACTACGCCGCTCGCGCCCGGGATTATGCCGACCGGGGCGGGCGCATGCTGGTCAAGCGCGCGGAGCGGGAACCGATGGCGGCCTTGGTCGGATTGGGGCTTGCTGCCTATGTCATCGGCTCGTTGCTCAGCTCGGCTTCGGGCCGTGAGCCGGCGCCGGCCCCTGCCCGGAAGCGGGCGGCGAAGCGCTGA
- a CDS encoding Predicted transcriptional regulator of the myo-inositol catabolic operon, with product MSETAVADLPRDFDGLRTLILAQRESLPKRIAQIAAYALDNPDEIAFGTAASIAISAGVQPSTLIRFAQHLGFDGFTSLQGVFRERLRERNSSYEERLNTLRAGESGAGGNHRILDGFLTASRKSLDVMSRTLDEDTLDRAIEMLAGAETIYILARRRSYPVASYLAYALGKLQVRNQLVESAAGLDPEMIAFATPKDAVLVISFSPYAPATVEDARGLAERGVPLVVITDSAFSPLASIAKLWFEVAEADFGGFRTLSSTMALAMALAVGIGDARSAARSRRRRLRDQE from the coding sequence ATGAGCGAAACCGCCGTTGCGGATCTGCCGCGTGATTTCGACGGCCTGCGCACGCTGATCCTCGCCCAGCGCGAGAGCCTGCCCAAGCGCATCGCCCAGATCGCGGCCTATGCGCTCGACAACCCCGACGAGATCGCCTTCGGCACGGCGGCCAGCATCGCGATCTCGGCCGGCGTCCAGCCCTCGACGCTGATCCGCTTCGCCCAGCATCTCGGCTTCGACGGCTTCACCAGCCTGCAGGGCGTATTCCGCGAAAGGCTGCGCGAGCGCAATTCGAGCTATGAGGAGCGCCTCAACACGCTGCGCGCGGGCGAGAGCGGAGCGGGCGGCAACCATCGAATCCTGGACGGATTCCTGACCGCCTCGCGCAAGTCGCTCGACGTGATGAGCCGCACCCTCGACGAGGACACGCTCGACCGCGCGATCGAGATGCTCGCCGGCGCCGAGACGATCTATATCCTGGCCCGGCGGCGCTCCTACCCCGTCGCCAGCTATCTGGCCTACGCGCTCGGCAAGCTCCAGGTCCGCAACCAGCTCGTCGAATCGGCCGCCGGGCTCGATCCCGAGATGATCGCCTTCGCGACGCCGAAGGACGCCGTCCTCGTCATCAGCTTTTCCCCCTATGCTCCCGCGACGGTCGAAGATGCGCGCGGCCTCGCCGAGCGCGGCGTGCCGCTCGTCGTCATCACCGACAGCGCCTTCTCGCCGCTGGCCAGCATCGCCAAGCTCTGGTTTGAGGTCGCGGAGGCCGATTTCGGCGGCTTCCGCACCCTCTCCTCGACCATGGCGCTCGCCATGGCGCTCGCCGTCGGCATCGGCGACGCCCGCAGCGCAGCGCGCAGCCGCCGTCGCCGCTTGCGCGATCAGGAATAG
- the iolB gene encoding 5-deoxy-glucuronate isomerase, with product MSHLKVRPAGTSGRVTHVTPENAGWTYVGFDLHRLKPGDTVSAPTGDREACLVFVTGKGKVAAGGQPLGELGQRMSPFEGKPWSVYVPQGSDWSVTATTDLELAICTAPGLNGGLPIRVISPDDLGQEIRGKGSNTRHVTNILPENEPADSLLVVEVITPAGNTSSYPPHKHDRDDLPRESHLEETYYHRLNPPQGFGFQRVYTDDRSLDEAMAIEDGDVVLVPKGYHPCATCHGYDLYYLNVMAGPKRTWKFHNAAEHEWLLKG from the coding sequence ATGTCCCATCTCAAGGTCCGCCCTGCCGGCACCAGCGGCCGCGTCACCCACGTCACGCCGGAGAATGCCGGCTGGACCTATGTCGGCTTCGACCTCCATCGCCTGAAGCCGGGCGACACCGTGTCGGCGCCGACCGGTGACCGCGAGGCCTGCCTCGTCTTCGTTACCGGCAAGGGCAAGGTCGCGGCCGGCGGCCAGCCCCTGGGCGAACTCGGCCAGCGCATGTCTCCCTTCGAGGGCAAGCCCTGGTCGGTCTATGTCCCGCAGGGCTCGGATTGGTCGGTCACCGCGACGACCGACCTCGAACTCGCGATCTGCACGGCTCCCGGCCTGAACGGCGGCCTGCCCATTCGCGTCATCAGCCCCGACGATCTCGGCCAGGAGATCCGCGGCAAGGGCTCGAACACCCGCCACGTCACCAATATCCTTCCGGAAAACGAGCCGGCGGACTCGCTGCTCGTCGTCGAGGTCATCACGCCCGCCGGCAACACCTCGAGCTACCCGCCGCACAAGCACGACCGGGACGACCTGCCACGCGAATCCCATCTCGAAGAGACCTATTATCACCGCCTCAACCCGCCGCAGGGCTTCGGATTCCAGCGCGTCTATACCGACGACCGCAGCCTGGACGAGGCCATGGCGATCGAGGATGGCGACGTGGTGCTGGTGCCGAAGGGCTATCACCCCTGCGCCACCTGCCACGGCTACGATCTCTATTATCTCAACGTCATGGCCGGCCCGAAGCGGACCTGGAAATTCCACAACGCCGCCGAGCACGAATGGCTGCTGAAGGGCTGA
- the iolD gene encoding 3D-(3,5/4)-trihydroxycyclohexane-1,2-dione hydrolase: MTRTVRLTMAQALTRYLAAQMTEIDGQRLPIFGGVWAIFGHGNVAGLGEALWHERERLPTFRAHNEQAMAHAAIAYAKANMRRRFMAATTSIGPGATNLVTAAALAHVNRLPVLLLPGDVFANRIPDPVLQQVEDFGDGTVSANDCFRPVSRYFDRITRPEQIIPALARAMQVLTDPAECGPVTLALCQDVQAEAYDYPESFFAERLWAPRRPRADRDELKAAAAALKAAKKPLIVAGGGVLFSGASAELARFSAATGVPVCETQGGKSALPDDDALNMAAVGVTGTTAANRLAAEADLVLAVGTRLQDFTTGSWALFGAERKTVIGLNVQPFDAGKHRALPLVADAREGLAELAAAIGDWKAPESWTADAKAGKADWRKQAGKATAATNVTLPSDAQVIGAVQRTLGSDVVLIHAAGGLPGELHKLWQAGAPGSYHAEYGFSCMGYEIAGGLGAKMARPDKEVVVMVGDGSYLMLNSEIATSVMLGLKLTIVLLDNRGYGCINRLQMATGGQSFNNLLKDARHEMLPEIDFVAHAASMGAIAVKAASIAELETTLAQAKANTRTTVVVIDTDPLISTGAGGAWWDVAVPEVSEREQVRAARANYETQRKRQHIGN, from the coding sequence ATGACCCGCACCGTCCGCCTCACCATGGCGCAGGCGCTGACGCGCTATCTCGCCGCGCAGATGACCGAGATCGACGGGCAGCGCCTGCCGATCTTCGGCGGCGTCTGGGCGATCTTCGGCCATGGCAATGTCGCCGGGCTGGGCGAAGCGCTCTGGCACGAGCGCGAGCGCCTGCCGACCTTCCGCGCCCATAATGAGCAAGCGATGGCCCATGCGGCGATCGCCTATGCCAAGGCCAATATGCGCCGCCGCTTCATGGCCGCGACCACCTCGATCGGCCCCGGCGCGACCAATCTCGTCACCGCCGCCGCGCTCGCCCATGTCAACCGCCTGCCGGTCCTGCTGTTGCCGGGCGACGTCTTCGCCAACCGCATTCCCGACCCCGTCCTCCAGCAGGTCGAGGATTTCGGCGACGGCACCGTCTCGGCCAATGACTGCTTCCGTCCGGTCTCGCGCTATTTCGACCGCATCACCCGGCCCGAGCAGATCATCCCGGCGCTGGCCCGCGCCATGCAAGTGCTGACCGACCCGGCCGAATGCGGGCCGGTGACGCTGGCGCTCTGCCAGGACGTGCAGGCCGAGGCCTATGACTATCCCGAGAGCTTCTTCGCCGAGCGCCTCTGGGCGCCGCGCCGTCCCCGCGCCGATCGCGACGAACTGAAGGCCGCGGCCGCAGCACTGAAAGCCGCGAAGAAGCCGCTGATCGTCGCTGGCGGCGGCGTGCTCTTTTCCGGCGCCAGCGCCGAACTCGCCCGCTTCTCGGCCGCAACCGGCGTGCCCGTCTGCGAGACGCAGGGCGGCAAGTCCGCCCTGCCCGACGACGACGCGCTCAACATGGCCGCCGTCGGCGTCACCGGCACGACTGCCGCCAACCGGCTCGCCGCCGAAGCCGATCTCGTCCTTGCCGTCGGTACCCGCCTGCAGGACTTCACCACCGGCTCCTGGGCCCTGTTCGGCGCGGAGCGGAAGACGGTCATCGGTCTCAACGTCCAGCCCTTCGACGCCGGCAAGCATCGCGCTTTGCCGCTCGTCGCCGACGCGCGCGAGGGGCTGGCCGAGCTGGCTGCGGCCATCGGCGACTGGAAGGCGCCGGAAAGCTGGACCGCCGATGCCAAGGCCGGCAAGGCCGACTGGCGCAAGCAGGCCGGCAAGGCCACCGCCGCGACCAATGTCACCCTGCCCTCCGACGCACAGGTCATCGGCGCGGTGCAGCGCACGCTGGGTTCGGACGTCGTCCTGATCCACGCGGCCGGCGGCCTGCCCGGCGAATTGCACAAGCTCTGGCAGGCCGGCGCGCCCGGCTCCTACCATGCCGAATACGGCTTCTCCTGCATGGGCTACGAGATCGCCGGCGGCCTCGGCGCCAAGATGGCGCGGCCCGACAAGGAGGTCGTCGTCATGGTCGGCGACGGCTCCTATCTGATGCTCAACTCCGAGATCGCGACCTCGGTGATGCTCGGCCTCAAGCTGACCATCGTCCTGCTCGACAATCGCGGCTATGGCTGCATCAACCGCCTGCAGATGGCCACCGGTGGCCAAAGCTTCAACAACCTGCTCAAGGACGCCCGGCACGAGATGTTGCCGGAGATCGATTTCGTCGCCCACGCCGCCAGCATGGGCGCGATCGCCGTAAAGGCAGCCTCGATTGCGGAACTGGAGACAACGCTGGCTCAGGCCAAGGCCAACACCCGCACGACCGTCGTCGTCATCGACACCGACCCGCTGATCTCGACCGGCGCCGGCGGCGCTTGGTGGGATGTCGCGGTGCCGGAGGTCAGCGAACGCGAGCAGGTCCGCGCGGCGCGGGCGAATTACGAGACGCAGCGCAAGCGTCAGCACATCGGCAACTGA
- a CDS encoding conserved exported hypothetical protein (Evidence 4 : Unknown function but conserved in other organisms): protein MRSILIVGAMAALLAGCQTAQESMADAEVTCEAQGFRPGTRAYQQCRSANYVENRRASNEAGSAVAAGVAAGVVGGAIAASADRGYYRGYGYYGPRRYWW from the coding sequence ATGCGTAGCATTTTGATCGTTGGCGCTATGGCCGCGCTCCTCGCTGGTTGCCAGACCGCGCAGGAATCCATGGCTGACGCCGAGGTGACCTGCGAGGCCCAGGGCTTCCGCCCCGGCACCCGCGCCTACCAGCAGTGCCGTTCGGCGAACTACGTCGAGAACCGCCGCGCTTCGAACGAGGCCGGCAGCGCTGTTGCAGCCGGCGTGGCCGCCGGTGTCGTCGGTGGCGCCATCGCCGCCAGCGCGGACCGCGGCTACTATCGCGGTTACGGCTATTACGGCCCCCGCCGCTACTGGTGGTGA
- a CDS encoding conserved hypothetical protein (Evidence 4 : Unknown function but conserved in other organisms) — MHVQHLQIAHPVVLSDPEWIALESIDENTRHFIFDETMLFALRDRGLVESDGVAWHVTQTGQKRLIERD; from the coding sequence ATGCATGTTCAGCACCTCCAGATCGCGCATCCCGTTGTTCTCTCGGATCCGGAATGGATCGCGCTGGAGAGCATCGACGAAAACACCCGGCACTTCATCTTCGACGAAACCATGCTGTTCGCCTTGCGCGATCGCGGCCTGGTCGAATCCGACGGCGTCGCCTGGCATGTGACCCAGACCGGGCAGAAGCGCCTGATCGAACGCGATTGA
- a CDS encoding conserved exported hypothetical protein (Evidence 4 : Unknown function but conserved in other organisms), whose translation MALSRFLLLMPALFLGACAYHTSRSSAVVVTDTQSVVEGCTKLGVIDGKSDLHSVLMTDTARDTVVTRLKIRGAEMGGSHVVSGAADIKWKGPDTSGTVYKCNR comes from the coding sequence ATGGCACTCTCGCGTTTTCTCCTTCTGATGCCGGCCCTTTTTCTCGGAGCCTGCGCCTATCACACCTCGCGCAGCAGCGCCGTCGTGGTGACGGATACCCAGAGCGTCGTGGAGGGATGCACCAAGCTCGGCGTGATCGACGGCAAGTCCGATCTGCATTCGGTGCTGATGACCGATACGGCGCGCGACACGGTGGTGACGCGGCTGAAGATCCGCGGAGCGGAGATGGGCGGAAGCCATGTCGTCTCCGGCGCTGCCGACATCAAGTGGAAGGGGCCCGACACCTCGGGCACCGTCTACAAGTGCAATCGCTGA
- a CDS encoding 5-keto-2-deoxygluconokinase / uncharacterized domain has protein sequence MAGPLSGSAQALDVITIGRASVDLYGQQIGSRLEDVTSFAKSVGGCPANIAIGTARLGLRSALLTRVGNEQFGRFLREQLAREGVNLDGLKTDPERLTALAILSVESDKSFPLLFYRENCADMALEEGDIDPAFIAKARAVVVTGTHFARPGPEAAQRKAMKLMRANGGKVVLDIDYRPNLWGLAGHDAGDNRYIASQAVSERMKTVLPGCDLIIGTEEEVLIASGENELLPALKTIRALTPATIVLKRGPMGCIVYEGAIPDDLEEGIVGKGFPIEVYNVLGAGDAFMSGFLRGWLGGESLQTAATWANACGAFAVSRLLCSPESPTFEELQYFLKVGSPHRALRKDADINHIHWATTRRRDIPSLMALACDHRSQLEDIAAKLGADPARIRDFKVLAVKAAARVAGGRPGYGMLLDEKHGREAMFEFARHPFAWLGRPVESPGSRPLRFETSQDIGSLLPEWPVDHCIKALCFYHPDDPEELKREQQEKLRGLFEAARKVGRELLIEIIAGKNGPLGLDTISRALEEIYALGIKPDWWKLEPQSSPAAWAAIEKTIAKHDPWCRGVLLLGLDAPAEELEAGFAATASAPIVKGFAVGRTIFMAAAEGWLSGKLDDEAAIADMAWRFEALTGLWLATRGRKAA, from the coding sequence ATGGCGGGACCGCTCAGCGGATCGGCGCAGGCGCTCGACGTCATCACCATCGGCCGTGCCTCGGTCGATCTCTACGGCCAGCAGATCGGCTCGCGGCTGGAGGACGTCACCAGCTTCGCCAAATCGGTCGGCGGCTGCCCGGCGAACATCGCCATCGGCACGGCCCGGCTCGGCCTGCGCTCGGCCCTCCTCACCCGCGTCGGCAACGAGCAGTTCGGCCGCTTCCTGCGCGAGCAGCTCGCCCGCGAAGGCGTGAACCTCGATGGACTCAAGACCGATCCCGAGCGGTTGACGGCGCTCGCCATCCTCTCGGTCGAGAGCGACAAGTCGTTCCCCCTGCTGTTCTACCGCGAGAACTGCGCCGACATGGCGCTGGAGGAAGGCGACATCGACCCCGCCTTCATCGCGAAGGCCCGCGCCGTCGTCGTCACCGGCACGCATTTCGCCCGACCCGGCCCCGAGGCCGCCCAGCGCAAGGCGATGAAGCTGATGCGCGCGAACGGCGGCAAGGTCGTGCTCGATATCGACTATCGCCCCAATCTCTGGGGCCTTGCCGGCCATGACGCCGGCGACAACCGCTACATCGCCTCGCAGGCCGTCTCCGAGCGGATGAAGACGGTCCTGCCCGGCTGCGATCTCATCATCGGCACCGAGGAAGAGGTGCTCATCGCCTCCGGCGAGAACGAATTGCTCCCGGCGCTGAAGACGATCCGCGCGCTGACGCCAGCGACCATCGTGCTCAAGCGCGGCCCGATGGGCTGCATCGTCTATGAGGGTGCGATCCCCGACGACCTCGAGGAGGGCATCGTCGGCAAGGGCTTCCCGATCGAGGTCTACAACGTCTTAGGCGCCGGCGACGCCTTCATGTCCGGCTTCCTGCGCGGCTGGCTCGGCGGCGAAAGCCTGCAGACTGCCGCGACCTGGGCCAATGCCTGCGGCGCCTTCGCCGTCTCGCGCCTGCTCTGCTCGCCGGAAAGCCCGACCTTCGAAGAGCTGCAATATTTCCTGAAAGTGGGCAGCCCGCACCGCGCCCTGCGCAAGGACGCCGACATCAACCATATCCACTGGGCGACCACGCGCCGCCGCGACATCCCCTCGCTGATGGCGCTCGCCTGTGACCACCGCTCCCAGCTCGAAGACATCGCGGCGAAACTCGGCGCCGATCCTGCTCGCATCCGCGATTTCAAGGTGCTCGCGGTCAAGGCCGCCGCCCGCGTCGCCGGTGGCCGCCCGGGCTATGGCATGCTGCTCGACGAGAAGCATGGTCGCGAGGCGATGTTCGAATTCGCCCGCCATCCCTTCGCCTGGCTCGGCCGCCCGGTCGAATCGCCGGGCTCTCGTCCCCTGCGCTTCGAGACGAGCCAGGACATCGGCTCTCTGCTGCCGGAATGGCCGGTCGACCACTGCATCAAGGCGCTCTGCTTTTATCATCCGGACGACCCGGAAGAGCTGAAGCGTGAGCAGCAGGAGAAGCTGCGCGGCCTGTTCGAGGCGGCGCGCAAGGTCGGCCGGGAATTGCTGATCGAGATCATCGCCGGCAAGAACGGCCCGCTCGGCCTCGACACGATTTCGCGGGCGCTCGAAGAGATCTACGCGCTCGGCATCAAGCCTGATTGGTGGAAGCTGGAGCCGCAATCTTCCCCCGCCGCCTGGGCCGCGATCGAGAAGACCATCGCGAAGCACGATCCCTGGTGCCGCGGCGTCCTGCTGCTCGGGCTCGATGCGCCGGCCGAAGAGCTGGAAGCTGGCTTCGCCGCCACGGCGTCGGCGCCGATCGTCAAGGGTTTCGCCGTCGGCCGCACCATCTTCATGGCCGCGGCGGAGGGCTGGCTGTCCGGCAAGCTCGACGACGAGGCCGCGATTGCCGATATGGCCTGGCGCTTCGAGGCGCTGACCGGCCTCTGGCTTGCCACGCGCGGCCGCAAGGCGGCGTAG
- the mocC gene encoding Rhizopine catabolism protein MocC, producing MIRIGANPIGWSNDDMLEIGGDIPLETCLKEARAAGFTGMELGNKFPREAGKLKPILDAHGHALVSGWYSTELLVRDVAAEMEAVKAHATLLRDMGCSVLIAAETSNAIHSDITRPLSARPVLPKAKWDDFGTRYTNFAEAVKVEYGLQLVYHHHMGTVVQTEAEIDRFMGVTGPAVGLLLDTGHATWGGGDPARIARHWKARIHHVHCKDIREEVMWRSNREDWSFLESVLAGVYTVPGDGLIDYVRVLRELQGYSGWIVVEAEQDPKKAEPATYAKLGHANLTRFIKEAGLA from the coding sequence ATGATCCGCATCGGCGCGAACCCCATCGGCTGGTCGAATGACGACATGCTCGAAATCGGCGGCGACATTCCGCTGGAAACCTGCCTGAAGGAAGCGCGCGCAGCCGGCTTCACCGGCATGGAACTCGGCAACAAGTTTCCGCGCGAGGCCGGCAAGCTGAAGCCGATCCTCGACGCGCACGGCCACGCTCTGGTCTCGGGCTGGTATTCGACGGAATTGCTCGTTCGCGACGTCGCGGCGGAGATGGAGGCCGTGAAGGCCCATGCGACGCTGCTGCGCGACATGGGGTGCTCGGTACTGATCGCAGCCGAAACCTCGAACGCGATCCATTCCGACATCACCAGGCCGCTCTCGGCCCGCCCGGTCCTGCCCAAGGCGAAATGGGACGATTTCGGCACGCGCTACACCAACTTCGCCGAAGCCGTAAAGGTGGAATACGGCCTGCAGCTGGTCTATCACCACCACATGGGCACGGTCGTGCAGACGGAAGCCGAGATCGACCGGTTCATGGGCGTCACCGGTCCGGCCGTCGGCCTTCTGCTCGACACCGGCCACGCCACCTGGGGCGGCGGTGATCCCGCGCGCATCGCGCGCCACTGGAAGGCGCGCATCCATCACGTCCACTGCAAGGACATCCGCGAGGAGGTGATGTGGCGCTCCAACCGCGAAGACTGGTCCTTCCTCGAATCCGTCCTCGCCGGCGTCTACACCGTCCCGGGCGACGGGCTGATCGACTATGTCCGGGTGCTGAGGGAACTCCAGGGCTATTCCGGCTGGATCGTGGTCGAGGCCGAGCAGGATCCGAAGAAGGCGGAGCCCGCGACCTATGCGAAGCTCGGCCACGCTAATCTCACCCGCTTCATCAAGGAAGCCGGGCTGGCTTGA
- a CDS encoding conserved hypothetical protein (Evidence 4 : Unknown function but conserved in other organisms), with the protein MGKPVSITISHDLGREAALARLRSGVDTIRDRLGMVRMQLVEERWEGDHLHFGVGALGHTVHGRVEIEERLVRVEVTLPWMLAVFAEKLKIGVEKQGQILLEKPKA; encoded by the coding sequence ATGGGTAAACCCGTATCGATCACCATCTCGCATGACCTCGGCCGCGAAGCCGCGCTCGCGCGTCTGCGCAGCGGCGTCGACACGATCCGCGACAGGCTCGGCATGGTCAGGATGCAGCTGGTCGAGGAGCGCTGGGAGGGCGATCATCTGCATTTCGGCGTCGGCGCGCTGGGCCACACCGTCCATGGGCGCGTCGAAATCGAGGAACGACTCGTGCGCGTCGAGGTGACCCTGCCCTGGATGCTCGCCGTCTTCGCCGAAAAGCTGAAGATCGGCGTCGAGAAGCAGGGCCAGATTCTGCTGGAAAAGCCGAAGGCCTGA
- the ybaL gene encoding putative transporter YbaL (Evidence 3 : Putative function from multiple computational evidences): MHHGPLIAIIVAGLGLAFVFGALAQRLRISPLVGYLLAGVAVGPFTPGFVADQNLANELAEIGVILLMFGVGLHFSLKDLLSVKAIAVPGAVVQIAIATLLGLGLGTLLGWNWFSGAVFGLALSTASTVVLLRALQERRMVQTERGRIAVGWLIVEDIAMVLALVLLPVLAEILGGAPASGAGPLATRFDLGVWGVLGLTFAKLIGFLAFMLVIGRRVIPWVLHWVAHTGSRELFRLAVLAVALGVAYSAATLFGVSFALGAFFAGMILSESPLSQRAAEETLPLRDAFAVLFFVSVGMLFDPGILLRAPGSLIATLAIILIGKSVAAWMIVRAFGRSNSVALTISASLAQIGEFSFILAGLGASLGILPAQGRDLILAGAILSILFNPVMFALAERLTSEAPAAAKPAPAPDATAEPAREPEPEPKPEAPPERDITPTQLNNHIVVVGYGRVGSLLGAGLLAQGSKLLVIEDNPNAVETARRDGAELLVGNAADPEVLSAAGVARAVRLFVAIPGSFEAGQVCEQARADNPTLTIVARAHSDAEVAHLTKCGATLTIMGEAEIARAMLGLCQNLKGTAGPDASPDTAKPEGAAELPAAKPPAAKPAEDPPVDPPAAA, from the coding sequence ATGCATCACGGCCCGCTGATCGCCATCATCGTCGCGGGCCTTGGCCTTGCCTTCGTCTTCGGGGCCCTCGCCCAGAGGCTGCGGATTTCTCCTCTCGTCGGCTATCTGCTCGCCGGCGTCGCGGTCGGCCCGTTCACGCCCGGCTTCGTCGCCGACCAGAACCTGGCGAATGAGCTCGCCGAGATCGGCGTCATCCTCCTGATGTTCGGCGTCGGCCTGCATTTCTCGCTCAAGGACCTGCTCTCGGTGAAGGCGATCGCCGTGCCGGGTGCCGTGGTCCAGATCGCCATCGCCACGCTTCTTGGCCTCGGTCTGGGAACGCTGCTCGGCTGGAACTGGTTCTCGGGCGCCGTCTTCGGCCTTGCCCTCTCCACCGCCTCGACGGTCGTGCTGCTGCGCGCGCTGCAGGAACGCCGGATGGTCCAGACCGAACGCGGCCGCATCGCCGTCGGCTGGCTGATCGTCGAAGACATCGCCATGGTGCTGGCGCTGGTGCTGCTGCCGGTGCTGGCGGAAATCCTCGGCGGCGCGCCGGCAAGCGGAGCCGGACCTCTGGCGACGCGCTTCGATCTCGGCGTCTGGGGCGTCCTCGGCCTGACCTTCGCCAAGCTGATCGGCTTCCTCGCCTTCATGCTGGTCATCGGCCGGCGCGTCATTCCCTGGGTGCTGCACTGGGTCGCGCATACCGGCTCGCGCGAACTCTTCCGCCTCGCCGTGCTCGCGGTGGCATTGGGCGTCGCCTATTCGGCCGCGACCCTCTTCGGCGTCTCCTTCGCGCTCGGCGCCTTCTTCGCCGGCATGATCCTGTCGGAGTCCCCGCTTTCGCAGCGCGCGGCCGAGGAGACGCTGCCATTGCGCGACGCCTTCGCCGTGCTGTTCTTCGTCTCCGTCGGCATGCTCTTCGACCCCGGCATCCTCCTGCGCGCGCCGGGTTCGTTGATCGCGACGCTCGCCATCATCCTGATCGGCAAGTCAGTGGCCGCCTGGATGATCGTACGCGCCTTTGGCAGGTCGAATTCGGTCGCGCTCACCATCTCGGCGTCCCTCGCCCAGATCGGCGAGTTCTCCTTCATCCTGGCCGGCCTCGGAGCCTCCCTCGGCATCCTGCCGGCCCAGGGCCGCGACCTCATCCTCGCCGGCGCGATCCTCTCGATCCTGTTCAACCCGGTGATGTTCGCGCTCGCGGAACGCCTGACCTCCGAAGCCCCCGCCGCCGCCAAGCCGGCGCCGGCCCCAGACGCAACGGCCGAGCCCGCGCGGGAACCGGAGCCCGAACCGAAACCGGAAGCGCCACCGGAGCGCGACATCACGCCGACCCAGCTCAACAACCATATCGTCGTGGTCGGCTATGGGCGCGTCGGCAGCCTGCTCGGCGCCGGATTGCTGGCACAGGGCTCGAAGCTGCTGGTGATCGAGGACAACCCGAACGCCGTCGAGACGGCAAGGCGCGACGGCGCGGAGCTGCTCGTCGGCAATGCGGCCGATCCCGAGGTCCTGTCCGCCGCCGGGGTGGCGCGCGCCGTCCGCCTCTTCGTCGCCATTCCCGGCAGCTTCGAGGCCGGTCAGGTCTGCGAGCAGGCGCGCGCCGACAATCCGACGCTGACGATCGTGGCCCGAGCCCATTCCGACGCCGAAGTGGCCCATCTCACCAAATGCGGTGCGACGCTGACGATCATGGGGGAGGCAGAGATCGCCCGCGCCATGCTGGGCCTCTGCCAGAATCTCAAGGGCACCGCCGGGCCGGATGCCTCGCCCGACACGGCGAAACCCGAAGGCGCCGCCGAGCTTCCTGCCGCAAAGCCTCCTGCGGCCAAGCCGGCGGAAGACCCGCCGGTCGATCCCCCGGCCGCGGCATGA